A section of the Stenotrophomonas sp. 364 genome encodes:
- a CDS encoding alpha-glucuronidase family glycosyl hydrolase, whose product MALLACTGNARAEDGYALWMRYAPLEPALAADYHARLAEVVAPDQTPIQRAAREELERGLTGLTGSAPRMHVAPAIKPSLVIGTPQSSTLIAPLRQELGALGDEGYLLRQTRIDGREVMLVAAPRDIGVLYGVFHLLRLLQTGASLDALEVRESPRMRLRVLNHWDNLDGYVERGYAGRSLWDWQTLPEWHDPRYTDYARANASVGINGTVLNNVNANAQSLAPDYLDKAATLADMFRPYGIRVYLSVRFSAPIELGGLKTADPLDPEVQRWWRDKAGEIYTRIPDFGGFLVKANSEGQPGPQDYGRSHADGANLLADALAPHGGAVMWRAFVYAHDVPADRATQAYTEFAGLDGAFRPNVILQVKNGPIDFQPREPFHPLFGAMPRTPLMMEVQITKEYLGFATHLVYLGPLYEEVLQSHTRGQGATVAQALTGMAGVANIGTDRTWSGSQFDPANWYAFGRLAWNPQQSARAIAVDWAAMTFSPDPAVVQPIVGMMMASREAAVNYMTPLGLHHLMARGHHYGPGPWVDGGPRADWTSVYYHRADRDGIGFDRTALGSNAVGQYAPEVAALYGDLARVPEPLLLWFHHVPWEHRMASGRSLWDELVGRYAHGVRQVQDMQATWASLGGRVDAQRHAQVTAFLRIQLREAQWWRDASVAYFQSVSGRPLPAGEMAPPHPLHWHQTLQFPSAPGDGR is encoded by the coding sequence ATGGCGTTGTTGGCGTGCACAGGCAATGCGCGCGCGGAGGATGGCTATGCGCTCTGGATGCGTTACGCCCCCCTCGAACCCGCGCTGGCGGCCGATTACCACGCGCGTCTGGCGGAGGTGGTCGCTCCGGATCAGACGCCCATCCAGCGTGCCGCGCGCGAGGAGCTGGAACGCGGCCTCACGGGTCTGACAGGCAGCGCGCCGCGGATGCATGTCGCCCCTGCCATCAAGCCGTCACTGGTCATCGGCACACCGCAGTCGTCGACGTTGATCGCGCCGCTACGCCAGGAGCTTGGCGCGCTCGGCGACGAAGGCTATCTGCTCCGGCAGACCCGCATCGACGGGCGCGAGGTAATGCTGGTGGCCGCGCCCCGGGACATCGGCGTGCTGTACGGCGTGTTCCATCTGCTGCGACTGCTGCAGACCGGCGCATCACTGGACGCGCTGGAGGTGCGCGAATCGCCGCGGATGCGGCTGCGCGTGCTCAACCACTGGGACAACCTGGACGGCTATGTCGAACGTGGCTACGCCGGGCGCTCGCTGTGGGATTGGCAGACGCTGCCGGAGTGGCACGACCCGCGCTACACCGACTACGCACGCGCCAACGCCTCGGTGGGGATCAACGGCACCGTGCTCAACAACGTGAACGCCAATGCGCAGAGCCTGGCGCCGGACTACCTCGACAAAGCGGCGACGCTGGCGGACATGTTCCGGCCCTACGGTATCCGCGTGTACCTCAGCGTGCGTTTCAGCGCGCCCATCGAGCTGGGCGGCCTGAAAACCGCCGATCCGCTCGATCCGGAGGTGCAGCGCTGGTGGCGGGACAAGGCCGGCGAGATCTACACGCGCATTCCGGATTTCGGGGGCTTCCTGGTGAAGGCCAATTCCGAAGGGCAGCCGGGTCCGCAGGACTATGGCCGCTCGCACGCCGACGGCGCCAACCTGCTGGCCGATGCGCTGGCCCCGCACGGCGGCGCGGTGATGTGGCGGGCGTTCGTCTACGCGCACGATGTTCCTGCCGACCGTGCCACACAGGCGTACACCGAATTCGCGGGGCTGGACGGCGCCTTCCGCCCGAACGTGATCCTGCAGGTGAAGAACGGGCCCATCGACTTCCAGCCCCGCGAGCCGTTCCACCCGCTGTTCGGGGCCATGCCGCGCACGCCGCTGATGATGGAAGTGCAGATCACCAAGGAATACCTCGGCTTCGCCACGCATCTGGTGTACCTGGGGCCGTTGTACGAAGAGGTGCTGCAGTCCCACACCCGTGGACAGGGCGCCACGGTGGCGCAGGCGCTGACCGGCATGGCCGGCGTCGCCAACATCGGCACGGATCGCACCTGGAGTGGCTCACAGTTCGATCCCGCCAACTGGTACGCCTTCGGCAGGCTGGCATGGAATCCGCAGCAGTCGGCGCGCGCCATCGCGGTGGACTGGGCGGCGATGACCTTCTCGCCAGACCCCGCGGTCGTGCAGCCCATCGTCGGCATGATGATGGCCTCGCGGGAGGCCGCCGTGAACTACATGACCCCGTTGGGCCTGCACCACCTGATGGCACGCGGACACCACTACGGGCCCGGCCCATGGGTCGACGGCGGCCCGCGCGCGGACTGGACGTCGGTGTACTACCACCGCGCCGACCGCGATGGCATCGGCTTCGACCGGACCGCCCTTGGCAGCAACGCGGTAGGCCAGTACGCGCCTGAGGTGGCCGCGCTGTACGGCGACCTGGCGCGGGTGCCGGAGCCGCTGCTGCTGTGGTTCCACCACGTGCCCTGGGAGCACCGCATGGCGTCGGGCAGGTCGTTGTGGGACGAACTGGTCGGGCGCTACGCGCACGGCGTGCGCCAGGTCCAGGACATGCAGGCGACCTGGGCCAGCCTCGGGGGCAGGGTGGATGCGCAACGGCATGCACAGGTCACCGCGTTCCTGCGCATCCAGCTGCGCGAAGCACAATGGTGGCGGGATGCGAGCGTGGCGTATTTCCAATCGGTGAGCGGCAGGCCCCTGCCTGCCGGCGAGATGGCCCCGCCGCACCCGCTGCACTGGCACCAAACCCTGCAGTTTCCTTCCGCGCCGGGAGATGGGCGATGA
- a CDS encoding sialate O-acetylesterase, whose product MALACCAVPSTAQEPVTTLLHPLFQDHAVLQRDQPIPVWGNAAPGTTVSVTLAGQIVTTRADASGRWQARLTSLAAGGPYVLSVQAGKGSQVVQDVQMGDVWLCSGQSNMELPVWRALDAGSEIASATHPTIRLFTVPKAVAPVPQEQFGTPVAWHPASPEAVRDFSAACFYFARELQKTVTVPMGLIQAAWGGSRIEAWTSADALRAQGAMDPALDVLALYARDAAAANARWGVQWQHWWATREGAVADDRPWQPGRVGRGWQTAPAMLGAWERWGVPALSTYNGMVWYRTQVTLTAAQAAQGARLALGPIDETDMTWVNGVAVGSQYGPGEARSYVLPTGVLTAGANTVVINVLDTYGDGGLAGPSDAHAVALDDGTRIVLDAPWQYRVAPGAQAPPSAPWHAATGLSTLYNAMIAPLGAYGLRGMLWYQGESNTGDGLAYAARLRGLRADWRRQFGAQMPLLVVQLAGYGQPPVAPVDSGWAQVREAQRRVAAEDPRTGLALAIDIGDAYDIHPPNKQELGRRLARVAHHVVYGDRTLAPSGPTARTASLAQGKVRVVFDGVTGRLVTTGANGPIGFELCDADARHCGYADAVLEGHDVVLSCADCVEPASGRHYRGAALRVRYCWADGPVCTLRDSSGAPAGPFELSLNAAEVR is encoded by the coding sequence ATGGCGCTGGCTTGCTGCGCGGTGCCGTCAACGGCGCAGGAGCCGGTGACGACGCTGTTGCATCCGCTGTTCCAGGATCACGCCGTGCTGCAGCGCGACCAGCCGATTCCGGTCTGGGGCAACGCTGCACCGGGCACCACGGTGTCTGTGACATTGGCAGGGCAAATCGTCACCACGCGCGCCGATGCCAGCGGTCGCTGGCAGGCACGGCTCACGTCTCTCGCCGCTGGCGGTCCGTACGTACTGTCGGTGCAGGCAGGGAAGGGCAGCCAAGTGGTGCAGGACGTGCAGATGGGCGATGTCTGGTTGTGTTCCGGGCAGTCCAACATGGAACTGCCGGTGTGGCGCGCGCTCGACGCGGGCAGCGAGATCGCCTCGGCCACACACCCGACGATCCGCCTGTTCACCGTGCCCAAGGCGGTGGCCCCCGTGCCGCAAGAGCAGTTCGGCACGCCGGTTGCGTGGCACCCCGCGTCGCCGGAGGCGGTACGCGACTTTTCTGCGGCCTGCTTCTACTTTGCGCGCGAGCTGCAGAAAACCGTCACCGTTCCGATGGGGCTGATCCAGGCGGCGTGGGGCGGTTCGCGGATCGAGGCCTGGACCAGCGCCGATGCGCTGCGCGCACAGGGCGCCATGGACCCGGCACTCGATGTGCTCGCGCTGTATGCCCGCGATGCGGCCGCGGCAAACGCACGCTGGGGCGTGCAGTGGCAGCACTGGTGGGCAACGCGCGAGGGTGCGGTCGCGGACGACAGGCCCTGGCAGCCAGGTAGAGTTGGCAGGGGATGGCAAACGGCGCCGGCCATGCTTGGGGCATGGGAGCGCTGGGGTGTGCCGGCGCTGTCCACCTACAACGGCATGGTCTGGTACCGCACCCAGGTGACCCTGACCGCCGCGCAGGCGGCGCAGGGCGCACGACTTGCGCTGGGCCCCATCGATGAGACGGACATGACCTGGGTGAACGGCGTGGCCGTGGGCAGTCAGTACGGTCCGGGCGAGGCGCGATCGTATGTGCTGCCCACCGGTGTGCTGACCGCAGGTGCGAACACGGTGGTGATCAATGTGCTGGACACGTACGGCGACGGTGGCCTGGCAGGCCCTTCGGACGCCCACGCCGTGGCGCTCGACGATGGCACGCGGATCGTCCTGGATGCGCCGTGGCAGTACAGGGTCGCGCCGGGCGCGCAGGCACCGCCGTCCGCGCCGTGGCACGCCGCCACCGGCCTGTCGACGCTGTACAACGCCATGATTGCGCCGCTGGGTGCCTATGGTCTGCGCGGCATGCTGTGGTACCAAGGCGAATCCAACACCGGGGATGGCCTTGCCTACGCAGCACGGCTGCGCGGCCTGCGCGCGGACTGGCGCAGGCAGTTCGGTGCGCAGATGCCGCTGCTGGTGGTGCAGCTGGCCGGGTACGGTCAGCCGCCCGTGGCGCCGGTGGACAGTGGCTGGGCGCAGGTACGCGAGGCACAGCGGCGGGTCGCGGCCGAAGACCCGCGCACCGGGCTTGCGCTGGCCATCGACATCGGCGACGCCTACGACATCCATCCGCCCAACAAACAGGAACTGGGCCGGCGCCTGGCCCGGGTGGCGCACCACGTGGTGTACGGCGACCGCACGCTGGCACCCTCCGGCCCGACGGCGCGCACGGCGTCGCTCGCACAGGGCAAGGTGCGGGTGGTGTTCGATGGCGTCACTGGCCGCCTGGTCACGACCGGTGCGAACGGCCCCATAGGATTCGAGCTCTGCGACGCCGACGCACGGCACTGCGGCTATGCCGATGCGGTGCTGGAGGGGCATGACGTTGTGCTTTCTTGCGCGGATTGCGTGGAGCCGGCCAGCGGCCGGCACTACCGGGGCGCTGCGTTGCGTGTGCGCTATTGCTGGGCGGACGGTCCGGTCTGCACGCTGCGCGACAGCAGCGGTGCGCCGGCCGGGCCCTTCGAGCTTTCCCTTAACGCTGCGGAGGTTCGCTGA
- a CDS encoding glycoside hydrolase family 43 protein has product MRLLMATIVLLLSATVPPLGAAPAPAPPVYFDWFEYAGHDAAFEIPLPAGHYRNPILAGFHADPSIVSANGRFYLVNSSFTYFPGIPVFESMDLVHWKQIGNVIDRPDQLDFDGLSVSRGIFAPAIAYHDGMFYVVTTAVDSGGNFIATARDPAGPWSDPHWLPGVEGIDPSLFFDDDGTVYLLNNDVPPGPPRYEGHRAIWMQQIELAAFEPVGPRKVLIDGGVEPAKNPIWIEGPHLYKRDGWYYLSDAEGGTGPQHSQVVLRSRDVWGPYLPYAGNPILTQRDLPDDRPLPITNAGHADLVEGPDGSWWAVFLASRNYDTRHYNTGRETYLLPVEWRNGWPVILPAGQAIPYAVKAPAWMQGEASQAPSTGNFVDRDAFDAPVLGTGWVHVRVPKQAWADLRGRPGSLAVHPLPENLDTLRNPAFLGRRQQHLHFEASTAMTRPAAGVAAGLAAFQSEAYWYFLGVRSLGGDRVAVFLDVRDGGGVTRTLASRELDATPSLHLRIAGDAGHYAFAFDTGDGRGWQTLADNVDGTVLSTDRAGGFVGALLGPFARDERALRSK; this is encoded by the coding sequence ATGCGTCTGCTGATGGCCACGATAGTTCTGCTGTTGTCGGCGACGGTGCCGCCACTTGGCGCTGCGCCTGCACCTGCGCCGCCGGTGTACTTCGACTGGTTCGAATATGCCGGTCACGACGCGGCCTTTGAAATACCCCTTCCAGCCGGTCACTATCGCAACCCGATCCTGGCCGGCTTCCACGCGGACCCCAGCATCGTCAGCGCGAACGGGCGCTTCTACCTGGTCAATTCCAGCTTCACCTACTTCCCGGGCATTCCGGTGTTCGAGAGCATGGATCTGGTGCACTGGAAGCAGATCGGCAACGTGATCGACCGTCCGGACCAGCTGGATTTCGATGGCCTGAGCGTGTCGCGCGGCATCTTCGCACCGGCGATCGCGTACCACGACGGCATGTTCTATGTGGTCACCACAGCGGTGGACAGCGGCGGCAACTTCATCGCGACCGCGCGCGACCCTGCCGGCCCCTGGTCCGACCCGCACTGGCTGCCTGGCGTGGAGGGCATCGATCCGTCGCTGTTTTTCGACGACGATGGCACCGTCTACCTGCTGAACAACGATGTGCCGCCCGGCCCGCCGCGCTACGAAGGCCATCGCGCCATCTGGATGCAGCAGATCGAGTTGGCCGCATTCGAGCCGGTAGGGCCGCGCAAGGTGCTGATCGACGGCGGCGTGGAGCCGGCGAAGAACCCGATCTGGATCGAAGGGCCACACCTGTACAAGCGCGATGGCTGGTACTACCTCTCCGACGCCGAGGGCGGCACCGGGCCACAGCATTCCCAGGTGGTGCTGCGTAGCCGTGACGTCTGGGGACCCTACCTGCCGTATGCGGGCAACCCGATTCTCACCCAGCGCGACCTGCCCGATGACCGGCCGCTGCCGATCACCAATGCCGGGCATGCCGATCTGGTGGAAGGGCCGGACGGCTCCTGGTGGGCGGTGTTCCTTGCCAGTCGCAATTACGACACACGCCACTACAACACGGGCAGGGAGACATATCTGCTTCCGGTGGAATGGCGGAATGGCTGGCCGGTGATCCTGCCGGCCGGCCAGGCCATCCCGTATGCGGTCAAGGCACCGGCGTGGATGCAGGGCGAGGCGTCGCAGGCACCGTCCACCGGTAACTTCGTCGACCGCGATGCGTTCGATGCCCCGGTGCTGGGCACGGGATGGGTGCACGTGCGCGTTCCCAAGCAGGCCTGGGCAGACCTGCGCGGGCGGCCGGGCAGCTTGGCGGTGCACCCGCTGCCGGAGAATCTGGACACGCTGCGCAACCCGGCCTTCCTGGGACGCCGCCAGCAGCATCTGCACTTCGAGGCCAGCACCGCGATGACGCGCCCGGCGGCAGGGGTGGCGGCCGGCCTGGCCGCGTTCCAGAGCGAGGCCTACTGGTACTTCCTTGGCGTGCGCAGCCTTGGCGGCGACCGTGTTGCGGTCTTCCTCGACGTGCGGGACGGCGGCGGGGTGACCAGGACGCTGGCGAGCCGGGAGCTGGACGCGACCCCGTCACTGCACCTGCGGATTGCAGGTGACGCAGGCCACTATGCGTTCGCGTTCGACACGGGCGACGGCCGTGGCTGGCAGACACTCGCCGACAACGTGGACGGCACCGTATTGAGTACTGATCGTGCCGGCGGTTTTGTCGGCGCCCTGCTGGGACCATTCGCGCGCGATGAGCGTGCCTTGAGGAGCAAATGA
- a CDS encoding glycoside hydrolase family 3 protein: MPIVRTLALCAAAALANVGYAAGPQPWLDTSASFETRAAALVAKMSLEEKAAQMQNAAPAIERLGVPAYDWWNEGLHGVARAGQATVFPQAIGLAATFDVPLMGQVATTISDEARAKHHQFVREGSHGRYQGLTYWSPNINIFRDPRWGRGQETYGEDPYLTARMGVAFVQGLQGDDPVYRKLDATAKHLAVHSGPEADRHHFDARPSRRDLYDTYLPAFEALVKEGQVDAVMGAYNRVYGESASASQFLLRDVLRRDWGFKGYVVSDCWAIVDIWKHHKIVPTREAAAALAVKNGTELECGQEYATLPAAVRQGLISEAEIDDAVTRLFTARMRLGMFDPPERVRWARIPASVNQAHAHDALALKAAQESLVLLKNDGVLPLSRSLKRIAVIGPTADDTMALLGNYFGTPAAPVTILQGIRDAAQGVEVRYARGVDLVEGRDDPGATPLIEAAYLRPSADSPERGLRGEYFRTADLSGTPALVRTDAQIGFRWDRGSPTDNLLARGEAAPGQGIPNDGFSIRWRGQLLPPVSGRYRIEAAADDGFRLYVDGKRVLDHWANSDRLRSDGVELDLQAGRAYDLRLEYYDAERDAGVRLGWRMPGAKPPFEEAVDAARSADVVVFVGGLTGDVEGEEMTVNYPGFAGGDRTDLRLPATQRALLEALHATGKPVVMVLTGGSALAVEWAQANLSAILMSWYPGQRGGTAVGNALFGDVNPGGRLPVTFYTADQAMPAFDDYTMEGRTYRYFRGTPLYPFGYGLSYTRFDYGSLRADAPRIADNGTLKLQVDVTNTGKRAGDEVVQLYVRRLAAGAGDAQQTLRGFQRVHLAPGERRTVAFNLDAHQALREYDEARGAYRVPPGAYEVRIGGSSADARVQARFNVEANRD; encoded by the coding sequence ATGCCCATCGTCCGCACGCTGGCGCTATGCGCCGCCGCTGCCTTGGCGAACGTCGGTTACGCCGCCGGACCCCAGCCTTGGCTCGACACCTCGGCCAGCTTTGAAACCCGGGCCGCCGCGCTGGTGGCGAAGATGAGCCTGGAGGAGAAGGCGGCACAGATGCAGAATGCCGCCCCTGCCATCGAGCGCCTGGGCGTGCCGGCCTACGACTGGTGGAACGAAGGACTGCACGGCGTCGCGCGCGCAGGGCAGGCCACGGTGTTTCCTCAGGCCATCGGGCTCGCGGCCACGTTCGATGTGCCGTTGATGGGGCAGGTGGCGACCACCATCAGCGACGAAGCGCGCGCCAAGCATCACCAGTTCGTTCGTGAAGGATCGCATGGCCGCTATCAGGGGCTGACCTACTGGTCGCCGAACATCAATATCTTCCGTGACCCGCGCTGGGGGCGGGGCCAGGAGACCTACGGTGAGGACCCGTACCTCACCGCACGGATGGGCGTTGCCTTCGTGCAAGGCCTGCAGGGCGACGACCCGGTGTACCGCAAGCTCGACGCCACGGCCAAGCACCTGGCCGTGCACAGCGGCCCCGAGGCCGACCGTCACCACTTCGACGCCCGCCCGAGCAGGCGCGACCTCTACGACACCTATCTGCCGGCGTTTGAGGCGCTGGTGAAAGAGGGGCAGGTAGATGCGGTGATGGGCGCCTACAACCGGGTCTACGGCGAGTCCGCCAGCGCCAGCCAGTTCCTGCTGCGCGACGTGCTGCGCCGCGACTGGGGCTTCAAGGGCTACGTGGTATCTGACTGCTGGGCCATTGTCGACATCTGGAAGCATCACAAGATCGTGCCCACCCGCGAGGCTGCGGCGGCGCTGGCCGTCAAGAACGGCACCGAGCTGGAGTGCGGCCAGGAATACGCGACGCTGCCGGCGGCCGTGCGGCAGGGCCTGATCAGCGAGGCGGAGATCGATGACGCGGTGACGCGCCTGTTCACCGCGCGGATGCGGCTGGGCATGTTCGATCCACCCGAGCGCGTGCGCTGGGCGCGGATTCCCGCGTCGGTGAACCAGGCCCACGCACACGATGCGCTGGCGTTGAAGGCCGCCCAGGAATCGCTGGTGCTGCTGAAGAATGACGGCGTCCTGCCACTGTCACGCAGCCTCAAGCGCATTGCCGTGATCGGTCCCACTGCCGATGACACCATGGCACTGCTCGGCAACTACTTCGGCACGCCGGCAGCGCCGGTAACGATCCTGCAGGGGATCCGTGATGCGGCCCAGGGCGTGGAGGTGCGGTACGCGCGCGGCGTGGACCTGGTCGAAGGGCGCGACGATCCCGGGGCAACGCCGTTGATCGAAGCGGCCTACCTGCGCCCCTCGGCCGATTCCCCCGAACGTGGCCTGCGCGGTGAGTACTTCCGCACGGCCGATCTCTCCGGGACGCCGGCACTGGTCCGCACCGATGCACAGATCGGCTTCCGTTGGGACCGCGGTTCACCGACCGACAACCTGCTGGCCCGCGGCGAGGCGGCGCCAGGGCAGGGCATTCCCAACGACGGGTTCAGCATCCGCTGGCGTGGCCAGCTGCTGCCGCCGGTGTCGGGACGCTACCGGATCGAGGCGGCCGCCGACGACGGCTTCCGCCTCTACGTGGACGGCAAGCGGGTACTGGACCATTGGGCCAACAGCGATCGCCTGCGCAGCGATGGTGTGGAGCTGGACCTGCAGGCGGGCCGTGCGTACGACCTGAGGCTGGAGTACTACGATGCCGAGCGCGACGCCGGCGTGCGCCTGGGCTGGCGCATGCCGGGGGCAAAGCCGCCGTTCGAGGAGGCGGTGGATGCCGCCCGCAGCGCGGATGTGGTGGTGTTCGTCGGTGGGCTGACCGGCGACGTGGAGGGTGAAGAGATGACGGTCAATTACCCCGGCTTTGCCGGTGGCGACCGCACCGACCTGCGCCTGCCCGCGACGCAGCGCGCCCTGCTGGAAGCGTTGCACGCCACCGGCAAACCGGTCGTGATGGTGTTGACGGGGGGTTCGGCGTTGGCGGTGGAGTGGGCCCAGGCGAATCTGTCCGCGATTTTGATGAGCTGGTATCCGGGGCAACGCGGCGGCACGGCCGTGGGCAACGCGCTGTTCGGCGACGTCAACCCGGGCGGCCGGTTGCCGGTGACGTTCTACACCGCGGACCAGGCGATGCCCGCGTTCGACGATTACACGATGGAAGGCCGCACCTACCGCTACTTTCGCGGCACACCGCTGTATCCCTTCGGCTATGGGCTGTCCTATACCCGGTTCGACTACGGCAGTCTCCGCGCCGATGCGCCCCGGATTGCCGATAACGGCACGCTCAAGCTGCAGGTGGACGTGACCAACACCGGAAAGCGCGCGGGCGATGAAGTGGTGCAGCTGTATGTGCGACGCCTCGCCGCCGGAGCAGGGGACGCGCAGCAGACCCTGCGTGGCTTCCAGCGCGTTCACCTGGCCCCGGGCGAGCGTCGCACCGTGGCGTTCAACCTGGACGCGCACCAGGCGCTGCGCGAGTACGACGAAGCGCGCGGTGCCTATCGCGTGCCGCCCGGGGCGTACGAGGTGCGGATAGGCGGCTCAAGCGCCGATGCCCGCGTGCAGGCCCGCTTCAACGTGGAGGCGAATCGTGACTGA
- a CDS encoding glycoside hydrolase family 43 protein, with product MSPPLVTHIYTADPSAHVFEGRLYIYPSHDIDSGAPFDDEGGHFGMEDYHVLRMDTPDGETTDCGVALHVRDVPWAAQQMWAPDAASRDGRYYLYFPAKDRQGMFRIGVAASHRPEGPFTPEPAPMEGTYSIDPAVYEDDDGTHYLYFGGIWGGQLQKYRDNRYDAAHEEPTGDAPALGPRVGRLDASMTRLAEPTREIIILDEHGQPLRADDHARRFFEGPWLHKYQGRYYLSYSTGDTHLLCYAIGDSPYGPFTYGGVILTPVVGWTTHHSICAFEGQWYLFYHDAVLSGGVTHLRSVKCTPLHMNADGSIRTIDPYGA from the coding sequence ATCTCCCCGCCGCTGGTGACCCACATCTACACGGCCGATCCGTCGGCCCATGTGTTCGAGGGGCGCCTGTACATCTACCCGTCGCACGACATCGACAGCGGCGCACCCTTCGACGATGAGGGCGGTCACTTCGGCATGGAGGACTACCACGTACTGCGGATGGACACGCCCGACGGCGAGACCACCGACTGCGGCGTGGCGCTGCATGTCCGCGACGTGCCGTGGGCCGCACAGCAGATGTGGGCGCCCGACGCGGCCAGCCGGGACGGACGCTATTACCTCTATTTTCCGGCCAAGGACAGGCAGGGTATGTTCCGCATCGGCGTAGCCGCGTCACATCGCCCGGAGGGTCCGTTCACCCCCGAACCCGCGCCCATGGAGGGGACGTACTCGATCGATCCTGCCGTGTACGAGGACGACGACGGCACGCACTACCTCTATTTCGGCGGCATCTGGGGTGGTCAGCTGCAGAAGTATCGGGACAACCGTTACGACGCAGCGCACGAAGAGCCGACCGGAGACGCGCCTGCACTCGGCCCGCGGGTTGGCCGGCTGGATGCCAGCATGACCCGCCTTGCCGAACCCACGCGCGAGATCATCATCCTGGACGAGCACGGGCAGCCGTTGCGCGCCGACGACCACGCGCGCCGGTTCTTCGAGGGACCGTGGCTGCACAAATACCAGGGGCGCTATTACCTGTCGTACTCCACGGGTGACACCCATCTGCTCTGCTATGCCATCGGCGACAGCCCGTACGGACCGTTCACCTATGGCGGCGTGATCCTCACGCCCGTGGTGGGTTGGACCACGCACCACTCCATCTGCGCCTTCGAAGGGCAGTGGTACCTGTTCTACCATGACGCCGTGTTGTCCGGCGGGGTGACCCACCTGCGCTCGGTCAAGTGCACACCGCTGCACATGAACGCGGACGGCAGCATCCGGACGATTGATCCCTATGGCGCTTGA
- a CDS encoding aldose epimerase, with the protein MALETASPRDDAQAPLPAGRLYWLRAGKLEVALAPEAGGRIAHLRYDGVEWLVGEHEGSAAAIGWGCYPMVPWAGRIRQGRFVFDGRAMELPANFGAHAIHGVGFTRPWHIESIGAEAVTLSLALPKDAYWPFGGSATQSIHVRPDRLDLHLSVQAGDHAMPAVLGFHPWFRKPDQVLFSPSAMYPRDGEGIAMLPCVSPAPGPWDDCFINQAEVSLVSGTQRLRLWADTDHWVLYDGAGHATCVEPQTGPPDGFTLAPRRLVPGQKMEVTFTLRWEKDGTAQR; encoded by the coding sequence ATGGCGCTTGAAACGGCCTCACCCAGGGACGATGCGCAGGCGCCGCTGCCTGCCGGCCGCCTTTACTGGTTGCGTGCAGGCAAGCTGGAGGTCGCGCTCGCCCCGGAAGCCGGTGGGCGCATTGCCCATCTGCGCTACGACGGCGTGGAGTGGCTGGTGGGCGAACACGAGGGTAGTGCGGCTGCCATCGGCTGGGGGTGCTACCCGATGGTGCCATGGGCGGGACGCATTCGGCAGGGACGCTTTGTCTTTGACGGCAGGGCAATGGAGTTGCCTGCGAACTTTGGGGCGCACGCTATCCACGGGGTCGGTTTTACGCGGCCCTGGCACATCGAGAGCATCGGCGCGGAGGCGGTGACGTTGTCGCTGGCGCTGCCCAAGGACGCTTACTGGCCCTTCGGCGGCAGTGCGACGCAGAGCATCCACGTACGGCCGGATCGCCTGGACCTGCACCTCTCCGTCCAGGCTGGCGACCACGCAATGCCCGCCGTGCTCGGCTTTCATCCCTGGTTCCGCAAGCCGGATCAGGTGCTGTTCTCGCCCAGTGCGATGTATCCACGGGACGGGGAGGGCATTGCCATGTTGCCTTGCGTCAGCCCCGCGCCCGGACCTTGGGATGACTGTTTCATCAATCAAGCCGAGGTGTCGCTGGTGTCTGGCACCCAGCGCCTGCGGCTGTGGGCGGATACGGATCACTGGGTGCTGTATGACGGTGCTGGACACGCGACGTGCGTGGAGCCTCAGACCGGTCCGCCGGATGGGTTTACCCTGGCGCCGCGGCGGCTGGTGCCAGGCCAGAAGATGGAGGTGACATTCACGCTGAGGTGGGAGAAGGATGGGACTGCGCAGCGATAG